Proteins from one Bufo gargarizans isolate SCDJY-AF-19 chromosome 8, ASM1485885v1, whole genome shotgun sequence genomic window:
- the LOC122945498 gene encoding proline-rich extensin-like protein EPR1, translating into MPDRSVEYRTDRRDSLSVRPHMDLSARTSSSPHPSSYPHLTAPVPLSSRQSISYLQFPCHLSSPLLISPVFPPVTSPAFSSSLPSCLQSSYYLSNPPVTSPATPSSLQSSCHPVASTFSPSSIPAVTSPVLPSSLQLPSPSTSSPPLIPAVTLTFHLQLPSPHPCSYPHLPPPVTLTFHLQSSSHPCSYLHLPPPVLPSSVQLPSPSTSSPPLIPAVTLTFHLQSSPHPCSYPHLPPPVLPSSLQLPSPSTSSPPLIPPVTLTFHLQSSRHPCSYPHLAPPVLPSSLQLPSPCTSSPPLIPAVTLTFHLQSSPHPCSYPHLAPPVLPSSLQLPPPSTSSPPLIPPVTPTFHLQSSPHPSSYPHLPPPVLPSSLQLPPPSTSSPPLIPPVTPTSSPPLIPPITPTFHLQSPPPSTSSPPLIPAVTLTLHLQSSPHLPPPVLPSSLQLPSPSTSSPPLIPAVTLTFPLQSSCHPCSYPHLPPPVLLSSLQLPSPSPSSPPVIPAVTLTLHLQSSPHPCSYPHLAPPVLPSSLQLTSPCTSNPPVIPAVTLTLHLQSSCHPCSYPHLAPPILLSSLQLPSPCTSSPPLILQFPPPPILLSSLQLPSPCTSNPPVIPAVTLTFHLQSSPHPSSYPHLPPPVLLSSLLSPLQPSPHPVASTFHLSSD; encoded by the exons ATGCCGGATCGCAGTGTGGAGTATcgcaccgaccggagggactccctgagtgTCCGGCCCCACATGGACCTGTCTGCCCGCACCAGCAGCAG CCCTCATCCCTCCAGTTACCCTCACCTTACAGCTCCAGTCCCCCTGTCATCCCGCCAGTCCATTTCATACCTCCAATTCCCCTGCCACCTCTCCAGCCCTCTCCTCATCTCTCCGGTCTTCCCTCCTGTTACATCTCCAGCCTTCTCCTCATCCCTCCCCTCATGTCTCCAGTCCTCCTATTACCTCTCTAACCCTCCTGTCACCTCTCCAGCCACCCCCTCATCCCTCCAGTCCTCCtgtcaccctgtggcctccacctTCAGTCCTTCTAGCATCCCtgctgtcacctctccagtcctgCCCTCATCCCTGCAGTTACCCTCACCTTCCACCTCCAGTCCTCCCCTCATCCCTGCAGTTACCCTCACCTTCCACCTCCAGTTACCCTCACCTCATCCCTGCAGTTACCCTCACCTTCCACCTCCAGTTACCCTCACCTTCCACCTCCAGTCCTCCTCTCATCCCTGTAGTTACCTTCACCTTCCACCTCCAGTCCTCCCCTCATCCGTCCAGTTACCCTCACCTTCCACCTCCAGTCCTCCCCTCATCCCTGCAGTTACCCTCACCTTCCACCTCCAGTCCTCCCCTCATCCCTGCAGTTACCCTCACCTTCCACCTCCAGTCCTCCCCTCATCCCTGCAGTTACCCTCACCTTCCACCTCCAGTCCTCCCCTCATCCCTCCAGTTACCCTCACCTTCCACCTTCAATCCTCCCGTCATCCCTGCAGTTACCCTCACCTTGCACCTCCAGTCCTCCCCTCATCCCTGCAGTTACCCTCACCTTGCACCTCCAGTCCTCCCCTCATCCCTGCAGTTACCCTCACCTTCCACCTCCAGTCCTCCCCTCATCCCTGCAGTTACCCTCACCTTGCACCTCCAGTCCTCCCCTCATCCCTGCAGTTACCCCCACCTTCCACCTCCAGTCCTCCCCTCATCCCTCCAGTTACCCCCACCTTCCACCTCCAGTCCTCCCCTCATCCCTCCAGTTACCCCCACCTTCCACCTCCAGTCCTCCCCTCATCCCTCCAGTTACCCCCACCTTCCACCTCCAGTCCTCCCCTCATCCCTCCAGTTACCCCCACCTCCAGTCCTCCCCTCATCCCTCCAATTACCCCCACCTTCCACCTCCAGTCACCCCCACCTTCCACCTCCAGTCCTCCCCTCATCCCTGCAGTTACCCTCACCTTGCACCTCCAGTCCTCCCCTCATCTTCCACCTCCAGTCCTCCCCTCATCCCTCCAGTTACCCTCACCTTCCACCTCCAGTCCTCCCCTCATCCCTGCAGTTACCCTCACCTTCCCCCTCCAGTCCTCCTGTCATCCCTGCAGTTACCCTCACCTTCCCCCTCCAGTCCTCCTGTCATCCCTGCAGTTACCCTCACCTTCCCCCTCCAGTCCTCCTGTCATCCCTGCAGTTACCCTCACCTTGCACCTCCAGTCCTCCCCTCATCCCTGCAGTTACCCTCACCTTGCACCTCCAGTCCTCCCCTCATCCCTCCAGTTAACCTCACCTTGCACCTCCAATCCTCCGGTCATCCCTGCAGTTACCCTCACCTTGCACCTCCAATCCTCCTGTCATCCCTGCAGTTACCCTCACCTTGCACCTCCAATCCTCCTGTCATCCCTGCAGTTACCCTCACCTTGCACCTCCAGTCCTCCCCTCATCCTCCAGTTTCCCCCACCTCCAATCCTCCTGTCATCCCTGCAGTTACCCTCACCTTGCACCTCCAATCCTCCTGTCATCCCTGCAGTTACCCTCACCTTCCACCTCCAGTCCTCCCCTCATCCCTCCAGTTACCCTCACCTTCCCCCTCCAGTCCTCCTGTCATCCCTGCTGTCACCTCTCCAACCCTCCCctcaccctgtggcctccacctTCCACCTCTCCAGTGACTGA